The proteins below are encoded in one region of Streptomyces sp. NBC_00490:
- a CDS encoding maleylpyruvate isomerase family mycothiol-dependent enzyme, translating into MPPAKKRARTYDPAKIRTAVLTQFGHVRQAVGTLSEEQLASPTRLGDWTVRELAAHITMAVDAISRGLERDEPEKPALTLLEWPSTTAPRADDIDDGTRDLAAAHPDLDALYADTEDRFAHQLAQTPGDRLIGSRTGAMTLADYLVTRTVELVVHTDDLNAAVPGLDIPYDRQALAACTRLLADALAAKAPGGSTEVRIPPYAVVQCVEGLRHTRGTPPNVVETDPLTWIRLATGRVAWSEAIEDAKVSASGERADLGGLLPLMG; encoded by the coding sequence ATGCCACCGGCCAAGAAGCGCGCCCGCACCTACGACCCCGCGAAGATCCGCACCGCGGTGCTCACCCAGTTCGGGCACGTACGGCAGGCCGTCGGCACGCTGAGCGAGGAACAGCTCGCGAGCCCCACCCGCCTCGGTGACTGGACCGTCCGCGAGCTGGCCGCGCACATCACGATGGCCGTCGACGCCATCAGCCGCGGCCTGGAGCGCGACGAGCCGGAGAAGCCCGCACTGACCCTCCTGGAGTGGCCCTCCACCACCGCCCCCCGGGCGGACGACATCGACGACGGCACCCGCGACCTCGCCGCCGCCCACCCCGACCTCGACGCCCTGTACGCCGACACCGAGGACCGCTTCGCGCACCAGCTCGCGCAGACCCCCGGCGACCGCCTCATCGGCAGCCGCACCGGCGCCATGACCCTCGCCGACTACCTGGTCACCCGCACCGTCGAACTCGTCGTCCACACCGACGACCTGAACGCCGCGGTGCCGGGCCTGGACATCCCGTACGACCGTCAGGCCCTGGCCGCCTGCACCCGCCTCCTCGCCGACGCCCTCGCCGCGAAGGCCCCCGGCGGCTCGACCGAGGTGCGGATCCCGCCGTACGCCGTCGTGCAGTGCGTCGAGGGGCTCCGGCACACCCGCGGCACCCCGCCCAACGTCGTGGAGACCGACCCGCTGACCTGGATCCGGCTCGCGACGGGACGGGTGGCGTGGTCGGAGGCGATCGAGGACGCGAAGGTCAGTGCCAGCGGGGAGCGGGCGGATCTCGGCGGGTTGCTGCCCCTGATGGGGTGA
- a CDS encoding histone-like nucleoid-structuring protein Lsr2: protein MAQKVVVTLSDDIDGSEAAETIAFGLDGKSYEIDLNQANAKKLRKALEPYVDAGRKRSKSGKAYRQTEVAPDPAAVRAWAQANKMDVPARGRIPKKVYEAFAAAQ, encoded by the coding sequence GTGGCGCAGAAGGTCGTGGTCACTCTCTCTGACGACATCGACGGCTCGGAAGCGGCGGAAACGATCGCCTTCGGACTTGATGGCAAGTCGTACGAGATCGACCTGAATCAAGCGAATGCCAAGAAACTGCGTAAGGCGCTCGAGCCCTACGTGGACGCTGGCCGCAAGCGGTCGAAGTCCGGCAAGGCCTACCGGCAGACGGAGGTCGCCCCCGACCCGGCGGCCGTCCGCGCCTGGGCGCAGGCGAACAAGATGGACGTCCCCGCGCGCGGCCGTATCCCCAAGAAGGTCTACGAGGCGTTCGCCGCGGCGCAGTGA
- a CDS encoding META domain-containing protein has translation MDKQRLILVVLTVLPLAAACGTDKAGSGSVGAEKPVTGVHWSVDSVTVDGRTHKAPDGANVELEDGKAAGSYGCNHFNAKVTTAEDGTIRLSHATTTRMACEKPVMTFERTLSDTLVGGALKTAVTDDHLTLTTAGGDTVRLTEAPESTG, from the coding sequence ATGGACAAACAGCGACTGATCCTCGTGGTCCTGACCGTGCTCCCGCTCGCCGCGGCCTGCGGCACCGACAAGGCGGGCAGCGGTTCGGTCGGCGCCGAGAAACCCGTCACCGGCGTCCACTGGAGCGTCGACAGCGTCACCGTGGACGGCAGGACCCACAAGGCGCCGGACGGGGCGAACGTGGAGTTGGAGGACGGCAAGGCCGCCGGCAGCTACGGCTGCAACCACTTCAACGCCAAGGTCACCACCGCCGAGGACGGCACCATCCGGCTCAGCCACGCCACGACCACCAGGATGGCCTGCGAGAAGCCGGTCATGACCTTCGAGCGGACCCTCTCCGACACCCTCGTCGGCGGCGCCCTGAAGACCGCCGTCACCGACGACCACCTCACGCTCACCACCGCGGGCGGAGACACCGTGCGCCTGACCGAGGCCCCCGAGTCCACCGGCTGA
- the purS gene encoding phosphoribosylformylglycinamidine synthase subunit PurS has protein sequence MARVVVDVMLKPEILDPQGQAVQRALPRLGFEGISDVRQGKRFELEVDGPVDEAALARIHDLAESFLANTVIEDFTVKVEEVAEAAK, from the coding sequence GTGGCACGCGTCGTAGTCGACGTCATGCTCAAGCCGGAGATCCTCGACCCCCAGGGCCAGGCGGTGCAGCGCGCACTGCCGCGTCTGGGTTTCGAAGGCATCTCCGACGTACGTCAGGGAAAGCGATTCGAACTGGAAGTTGACGGACCGGTCGACGAGGCCGCGCTCGCCCGCATCCACGATCTTGCGGAATCCTTCCTCGCCAACACCGTGATCGAGGACTTCACCGTGAAGGTGGAAGAAGTCGCGGAGGCCGCGAAGTGA
- the purQ gene encoding phosphoribosylformylglycinamidine synthase subunit PurQ, translated as MTARIGVVTFPGSLDDRDTQRAIRLAGAEPVALWHKDKDLHQVDAVVLPGGFSYGDYLRAGAISRFSPVMETVIEQAKAGLPVLGICNGFQILTEAHLLPGGMLGNDHLHFICRDQKLRVENAETAWTADYESGQEIHIPLKNMDGRYVADEYTLDKLEAEGRVAFRYVDFNPNGSLRDIAGITNEAGNVVGLMPHPEHAVEPLIGSGRTDGLPFFTSILKKLVNA; from the coding sequence GTGACCGCTCGTATTGGCGTCGTCACTTTCCCGGGGAGTCTCGATGACCGGGACACCCAGCGCGCGATCCGCCTCGCGGGTGCCGAACCGGTCGCCCTCTGGCACAAGGACAAGGACCTCCACCAGGTCGACGCCGTGGTGCTGCCCGGCGGTTTCTCCTACGGCGACTATCTGCGGGCCGGCGCCATCTCCCGCTTCTCGCCGGTGATGGAGACGGTCATCGAGCAGGCGAAGGCCGGGCTCCCGGTCCTCGGTATCTGCAACGGCTTCCAGATCCTCACCGAGGCCCACCTCCTCCCGGGCGGGATGCTCGGCAACGACCACCTCCACTTCATCTGCCGCGACCAGAAGCTGCGGGTGGAGAACGCGGAGACCGCCTGGACCGCCGACTACGAGTCCGGCCAGGAGATCCACATCCCGCTGAAGAACATGGACGGCCGGTACGTCGCCGACGAGTACACCCTCGACAAGCTCGAGGCCGAGGGCCGTGTCGCCTTCCGGTACGTCGACTTCAACCCGAACGGCTCGCTCCGCGACATCGCCGGCATCACCAACGAGGCCGGGAACGTCGTAGGCCTCATGCCGCACCCGGAGCACGCCGTCGAGCCGCTCATCGGCTCCGGCCGCACCGACGGCCTCCCCTTCTTCACCTCGATCCTCAAGAAGCTGGTCAACGCATGA
- the purL gene encoding phosphoribosylformylglycinamidine synthase subunit PurL, whose protein sequence is MSRTPLDTVEHAAATPDVELPWAELGLKKDEYERVVEILGRRPTGAELAMYSVMWSEHCSYKSSKVHLRQFGEKAPQSDALLVGIGENAGVVDVGQGYAVTFKVESHNHPSYVEPYQGAATGVGGIVRDIIAMGARPVAVVDPLRFGAADHPDTKRVLPGVVAGIGGYGNCLGLPNIGGEVVFDSCYQGNPLVNAGAIGVMRHEDIHLAKASGSGNKVILYGARTGGDGIGGASILASETFDDAKPSKRPAVQVGDPFQEKLLIECTLEAFKEKLVVGIQDLGAAGLSCATSELASNGSGGMRVTLDDVPLRDSTLSPEEILMSESQERMCAVVEPEKVDRFLEICEKWDVIATVIGEVTDGDRLEIYWHGGKIVDVDPRTVAHDGPVYERPYARPSWQDELQADDANKLPRPASSDELKQQVLQLVSSPNQASKKWITSQYDHFVQGNTVLAQPEDSGMIRIDEETGLGVAIATDGNGRYAKLDPYAGAQLALSEAYRNVATTGAKPLAVSDCLNFGSPEDPAVMWQFAEAIRGLADACQQLGTPVTGGNVSLYNQTGEVAIHPTPVVAVLGVIDDVARRTPVAFQEEGQLLYLLGETREEFGGSAWSQVVHDHLGGLPPKVDLERERLLAEILISASRDGMIDSAHDLSDGGLIQAVVESALLGGKGARLVVPDGLDAFTLLFSESAGRAVVAVPRSEELRFNDMCGARGLPVTRIGVVDGDTIELQGEFELSLEELRTAHEETIPALLA, encoded by the coding sequence ATGAGCCGGACGCCTCTGGACACGGTCGAGCACGCGGCCGCGACCCCCGACGTCGAGCTGCCCTGGGCCGAACTCGGTCTGAAGAAGGACGAGTACGAGCGGGTCGTGGAGATCCTCGGCCGCCGGCCCACCGGTGCCGAGCTCGCCATGTACTCGGTCATGTGGTCCGAGCACTGCTCCTACAAGTCCTCGAAGGTCCACCTCCGCCAGTTCGGCGAGAAGGCCCCCCAGTCCGACGCGCTGCTCGTGGGCATCGGCGAGAACGCGGGCGTCGTGGACGTCGGCCAGGGCTACGCGGTCACCTTCAAGGTCGAGTCGCACAACCACCCGTCGTACGTCGAGCCCTACCAGGGTGCGGCCACCGGTGTCGGCGGCATCGTCCGCGACATCATCGCGATGGGCGCGCGCCCGGTCGCGGTCGTGGACCCGCTGCGGTTCGGCGCGGCCGACCACCCCGACACCAAGCGCGTGCTGCCGGGTGTCGTGGCGGGCATCGGCGGCTACGGCAACTGCCTCGGCCTGCCCAACATCGGCGGCGAGGTCGTCTTCGACTCCTGCTACCAGGGCAACCCGCTGGTCAACGCCGGTGCCATCGGCGTCATGCGGCACGAGGACATCCACCTCGCGAAGGCGTCCGGCTCGGGCAACAAGGTCATCCTGTACGGGGCCCGGACCGGCGGTGACGGTATCGGCGGCGCCTCGATCCTGGCCTCCGAGACCTTCGACGACGCCAAGCCCTCGAAGCGCCCCGCGGTCCAGGTCGGCGACCCCTTCCAGGAGAAGCTCCTCATCGAGTGCACCCTGGAGGCCTTCAAGGAGAAGCTGGTCGTCGGCATCCAGGACCTCGGCGCGGCCGGTCTGTCCTGTGCCACCTCCGAACTGGCCTCCAACGGCTCCGGCGGCATGCGCGTGACGCTGGACGACGTACCGCTGCGTGACTCCACGCTCTCGCCCGAGGAAATCCTCATGAGCGAGTCGCAGGAACGCATGTGCGCGGTCGTCGAGCCGGAGAAGGTCGACCGGTTCCTGGAGATCTGCGAGAAGTGGGACGTCATCGCCACCGTCATCGGTGAGGTGACCGACGGCGACCGCCTGGAGATCTACTGGCACGGCGGCAAGATCGTCGACGTCGACCCGCGCACGGTCGCGCACGACGGTCCGGTCTACGAGCGCCCCTACGCGCGCCCGTCCTGGCAGGACGAGCTCCAGGCGGACGACGCGAACAAGCTGCCGCGGCCCGCTTCGAGCGACGAGCTCAAGCAGCAGGTCCTCCAGCTGGTGAGCTCCCCCAACCAGGCCTCCAAGAAGTGGATCACCTCGCAGTACGACCACTTCGTGCAGGGCAACACGGTGCTGGCCCAGCCCGAGGACTCGGGCATGATCCGCATCGACGAGGAGACCGGCCTCGGCGTCGCCATCGCGACGGACGGCAACGGCCGCTACGCGAAGCTGGACCCGTACGCGGGCGCCCAGCTGGCGCTCTCGGAGGCGTACCGCAACGTCGCCACGACGGGAGCCAAGCCGCTCGCGGTGTCGGACTGCCTGAACTTCGGCTCGCCCGAGGACCCGGCCGTCATGTGGCAGTTCGCGGAGGCCATCCGTGGACTGGCCGACGCCTGCCAGCAGTTGGGCACCCCGGTGACCGGCGGCAATGTCTCGCTCTACAACCAGACGGGCGAGGTGGCCATCCACCCGACCCCCGTGGTCGCGGTCCTGGGTGTCATCGACGACGTCGCCCGCCGCACGCCGGTCGCCTTCCAGGAGGAGGGCCAGCTGCTGTACCTCCTCGGCGAGACGCGTGAGGAGTTCGGCGGTTCGGCCTGGTCGCAGGTCGTCCACGACCACCTCGGCGGCCTTCCCCCGAAGGTCGACCTGGAGCGTGAGCGGCTGCTGGCCGAGATCCTGATCTCCGCCTCCCGCGACGGCATGATCGACTCCGCGCACGACCTCTCCGACGGCGGCCTGATCCAGGCGGTCGTGGAGTCGGCGCTGCTCGGCGGCAAGGGCGCGCGTCTGGTCGTACCGGACGGGCTCGACGCCTTCACCCTCCTCTTCTCCGAGTCGGCGGGACGCGCGGTCGTCGCCGTGCCGCGCTCCGAGGAGCTCCGCTTCAACGACATGTGCGGTGCGCGCGGCCTGCCGGTCACCCGCATCGGTGTCGTGGACGGGGACACGATCGAGCTCCAGGGCGAGTTCGAGCTGTCGCTGGAGGAACTGCGCACGGCGCACGAGGAGACGATCCCGGCGCTGCTGGCGTAA